The following coding sequences are from one Paenarthrobacter ureafaciens window:
- the cysD gene encoding sulfate adenylyltransferase subunit CysD, whose amino-acid sequence MSTQITTDAYAADAAPAPSLDDNAASSIASSFDRPDATPGAASAASAQRSARLSSLDTLESEAIHIIREVVAEFEKPALLFSGGKDSVVMLHLATKAFWPGKVPFPVLHVDTGHNFPEVLDFRDRTVERLGLKLVVGSVQEFIDRGELAERADGTRNPLQTVPLLDAIQKNKFDAVFGGGRRDEDKARAKERILSLRDEFGQWDPRNQRPELWNLYNGRHTVGQHVRAFPISNWTELDIWRYIERENIELPGLYYAHEREVFARDGMWRAVGEVSQPLPHEEVITKTVRYRTVGDMSCTGAVESDAFTVADVVVEVAASTLTERGATRADDRISEAAMEDRKKDGYF is encoded by the coding sequence ATGAGCACCCAAATCACAACGGACGCCTACGCAGCAGATGCCGCCCCCGCCCCTTCGCTGGACGACAATGCTGCAAGCAGCATTGCGTCCAGCTTCGACAGGCCCGATGCCACTCCCGGGGCGGCATCTGCTGCTTCGGCTCAGCGGTCGGCTCGCCTTTCGTCTTTGGACACCCTCGAGTCCGAGGCCATTCACATCATCCGTGAAGTTGTTGCCGAGTTCGAGAAGCCCGCCCTGCTGTTCTCCGGTGGCAAGGACTCCGTGGTGATGCTGCACCTGGCTACCAAGGCGTTCTGGCCCGGCAAGGTACCTTTCCCCGTGCTGCACGTGGACACGGGCCACAACTTCCCGGAGGTCCTCGACTTCCGCGACCGTACCGTGGAGCGCCTGGGCCTGAAGCTCGTGGTCGGTTCCGTGCAGGAGTTCATTGACCGCGGCGAATTGGCCGAGCGTGCTGATGGAACCCGCAACCCGCTGCAGACCGTTCCGTTGCTGGACGCGATCCAGAAGAACAAGTTCGACGCCGTCTTCGGTGGCGGACGCCGCGACGAGGACAAGGCCCGGGCCAAGGAACGCATCCTGAGCCTTCGCGACGAGTTCGGCCAGTGGGATCCGCGCAACCAGCGTCCCGAGCTGTGGAACCTGTACAACGGCCGCCACACCGTGGGCCAGCACGTGCGCGCGTTCCCCATCAGCAACTGGACTGAACTGGACATCTGGCGCTACATCGAGCGCGAGAACATCGAGCTCCCCGGCCTGTACTACGCCCACGAGCGCGAGGTCTTCGCCCGCGATGGCATGTGGCGTGCAGTCGGTGAAGTTTCCCAGCCGCTCCCGCACGAGGAAGTCATCACCAAGACGGTCCGTTACCGCACGGTGGGCGACATGTCCTGCACAGGTGCCGTCGAGTCCGACGCGTTCACCGTGGCCGACGTCGTTGTTGAAGTCGCTGCCTCCACCCTGACCGAACGTGGCGCCACCCGCGCAGATGACCGCATCTCCGAGGCAGCCATGGAAGACCGCAAGAAGGACGGCTACTTCTAA
- a CDS encoding sulfate adenylyltransferase subunit 1, giving the protein MSTETASLIAATDGLESAPLPSTLFRFATAGSVDDGKSTLVGRLLHDSKAILADQLDAVARTSADRGFGGDKGGIDLALLTDGLRAEREQGITIDVAYRYFATDRRSFILADCPGHVQYTKNTVTGASTADAVVVLIDARKGVLEQTRRHLSVLQLLRVAHVIVAVNKIDLVDFSEQVFRDIEADVRKVAQELGLGSDGVSDLLVVPVSALDGDNVVDRSERTPWYNGPALLEVLETLPAADELEAELESFRFPVQLVIRPQGALAPDAVAAGLDVEAYRDYRAYAGQITEGSVKVGDEVTVLTPGHEPRTTTVVGIDFAGRSLEEAAAPQSVALRLADELDVARGDTIAAAGTVREASADLYSSLCWLSPKPLREGQKVLVKHGTRTVQALVRTVSGKLDLATFKVEPASSLELNDIGHAQLRLAAALPLENYLHHRRTGAFLVIDPIDGNTLAAGLVKDHPGDHEDERYVI; this is encoded by the coding sequence ATGAGCACCGAAACAGCATCCCTCATCGCCGCCACAGACGGCCTGGAGTCCGCTCCACTGCCGTCAACGCTCTTCCGTTTCGCCACTGCCGGATCGGTCGACGACGGCAAGTCCACTTTGGTGGGCCGCCTCCTCCACGATTCCAAGGCGATCCTTGCCGACCAGCTCGACGCCGTTGCCCGCACCTCCGCGGACCGCGGCTTCGGCGGCGACAAGGGCGGCATCGACCTGGCCCTCCTGACGGACGGCCTGCGTGCCGAGCGTGAGCAGGGCATCACCATCGACGTTGCCTACCGCTACTTCGCCACTGACCGCCGCAGCTTCATCCTCGCGGACTGCCCCGGCCACGTTCAGTACACCAAGAACACGGTGACGGGCGCGTCCACTGCGGATGCCGTCGTCGTACTCATCGATGCCCGCAAGGGTGTCCTGGAGCAGACCCGCCGGCACCTGTCCGTGCTGCAGTTGCTGCGCGTGGCGCACGTGATCGTCGCCGTCAACAAGATCGACCTCGTGGACTTCAGCGAGCAGGTGTTCCGCGACATAGAGGCCGACGTCCGCAAGGTAGCCCAGGAACTTGGCCTTGGTTCCGATGGCGTCTCCGACCTGCTCGTGGTGCCCGTCTCTGCCCTCGACGGCGACAACGTCGTGGACCGCTCGGAGCGCACGCCCTGGTACAACGGACCTGCGTTGCTGGAAGTCCTCGAGACCCTTCCTGCCGCCGATGAACTCGAAGCCGAACTGGAGAGTTTCCGCTTCCCCGTGCAGCTGGTCATCCGGCCGCAGGGTGCGCTGGCACCGGACGCCGTAGCTGCCGGCTTGGACGTCGAGGCATACCGGGACTACCGTGCCTACGCCGGCCAGATCACCGAAGGTTCGGTCAAGGTGGGCGACGAAGTCACCGTACTGACCCCCGGCCACGAACCGCGGACCACCACGGTTGTGGGGATCGACTTTGCCGGCCGGTCCTTGGAAGAAGCAGCCGCCCCGCAGTCCGTCGCCCTTCGCCTGGCCGACGAACTGGACGTCGCCCGCGGTGACACCATCGCCGCGGCAGGCACGGTCCGCGAAGCCTCCGCAGATCTCTACTCGTCCCTGTGCTGGCTCTCGCCCAAGCCGCTGCGCGAAGGCCAGAAGGTCCTCGTCAAGCACGGCACCCGCACGGTGCAGGCCTTGGTCCGCACGGTGTCCGGGAAGCTGGACCTCGCCACGTTCAAGGTGGAACCGGCGTCGAGCCTGGAACTCAACGACATCGGCCACGCCCAGTTGCGTCTCGCCGCTGCGCTGCCGTTGGAGAACTACCTCCACCACAGGCGCACGGGCGCGTTCCTGGTGATCGACCCCATCGACGGCAACACGCTTGCCGCCGGCCTGGTCAAGGACCACCCGGGCGACCACGAAGACGAACGTTACGTCATCTAG
- a CDS encoding phosphoadenylyl-sulfate reductase, translated as MTLALKRSNEELKALAEAGAAELGWNPSSADVIAWVARNFELPAITVACSMADAVLPALVADQLPGVDVLFLETGYHFKETYQTRAEVAANLRVNVVDVLPEHTVEEQDTLLGKDLFARDPGQCCSLRKVQPLRRSLAGYEVWFTGVRRDEGPTRTNTPVVTWDEGFGLVKVNPMVDWSFDQLVEYSEDNILPVNPLLSQGYPSIGCQPCTRKVAPGEDPRAGRWAGSDKTECGLHT; from the coding sequence ATGACCTTGGCCCTCAAGCGCTCCAACGAAGAGCTCAAGGCACTGGCCGAAGCCGGCGCCGCAGAGCTTGGTTGGAACCCTTCATCTGCCGACGTCATCGCCTGGGTTGCGCGGAACTTCGAGCTGCCGGCCATCACGGTTGCCTGCTCCATGGCCGACGCCGTACTTCCGGCTTTGGTCGCAGACCAGCTGCCCGGCGTCGACGTCTTGTTCCTGGAGACCGGCTACCACTTCAAGGAGACCTACCAGACCCGGGCCGAGGTTGCTGCCAACCTCCGCGTCAACGTGGTGGACGTGCTCCCGGAACACACCGTGGAAGAGCAGGACACTTTGCTTGGCAAGGACCTCTTCGCCCGCGATCCCGGCCAGTGCTGCTCGCTCCGCAAGGTCCAGCCCCTCCGCCGTTCGTTGGCAGGCTACGAAGTGTGGTTCACCGGTGTCCGCCGCGACGAAGGACCCACCCGCACCAACACCCCGGTGGTCACCTGGGACGAAGGCTTCGGCCTGGTCAAGGTGAACCCGATGGTCGACTGGAGCTTCGACCAGTTGGTGGAGTACTCCGAGGACAACATCCTTCCCGTCAACCCCCTCCTGAGCCAGGGCTACCCGTCCATCGGCTGCCAGCCCTGCACCCGCAAAGTGGCCCCGGGCGAAGACCCCCGCGCCGGCCGCTGGGCCGGATCCGACAAGACAGAATGCGGACTACACACATGA